In Merismopedia glauca CCAP 1448/3, the sequence GATACACTCTACTTGATTGCCATTTTGGGAAACAACACCTAGTTTATAAGACTTTGAAGCTTAACTGAACCGTATTGGGTTCTAAGTAGGTCGGCATGAATATTTATCGTTGAGACAAGGCAGAAGGCAGAAGGCAGAGGGCAGGAGGCAGGAGGGAAGAGAATTTGAGCCTAGTTTACTTTTTGTTACATACCTTGATTTATTTGTGCTGTTCTACCAACAATCAACAATCAACAATCAACAATTCATACTTCAAATCAGCAATGCCTTTCGATGCATCTTTGCACCTACAATTTATTTTAATCTTTGACGGGCTAAAGCTTCATTATCTCTAGCTTTTTGGAAGTCTGGCTTCAGTCTGACTGCTTCTTCAAAAGCTACCAGTGCGTCTTTGTATTTGCCTAATTGCAACAGTGACTCGCCCTTTAAGTTCCAGATTTCTGGATTGTCAGGGGCAGTTTTGAGAGTTTGCTCGAAGGCATAAAGGGCTTCGTTATGTTGTGCTAATGCTTGTAGTGCTTTCCCCTTACCCAACCAAGCTTCCGACAAATCTGGCTGAATTTCGATCGCCTGATTAAAAAAAGCGATCGCCTGTTGATATTTGTTCAACCCATTGAGAGCTAAACCTTTGCCCACCAAAGCCTTCCCATAATCTGGCTTGATTTGTAAAGCTTTGTCAAATGAAGCTAGGGCGGCTGAGTACCGTTGTAATTTTCCTAAAGCTATTCCTTGATAAAACCAAGTTTCGGGGTCATCCTGCTTGATTTTGAGGGCTTTTTCGTATATATCCAGAGCTTCACTGTGATTATCTAATAATAAAAGAGTTAAACCATATTTATTCAAAGCTTCAAAAGATTGTGGTTGAATTTGCCAAGCTTCTTTAAATGCTTGGCTGGCTTCAGTGTAATTCTTGATAGCAGTGAGTGCTTCACCTTTATGCAACCAAGCAGCAAAAGACTTGGGATCGATGGTAGTTGACTTCTCAAAAGCAGCGATCGCTAGGTCATATTTGTTAAGTTTCAATAGGGCTGTACCTTTACCATTCCAAGCATCTATCGAGTCGGGTTGTTTTTGCAAAGCGCGATCGAAAGCCGTTAAAGCTTCATCATATTTCTGCAATTCAATTAGTCGATCGCCTTGTTGCAAAAAATCAGTAGCTTTCTCTGTTGAGGGCAAAAATCTAGGTAGAAGTAGAGTCGCTGCTATAACCAACAAAAGTGCTGGAATTGTGTAAATATAGCTGGACTTAACTAAATGTAACCATGATGGTAATTTGTTTGAGGTTGGGGGTAATAACTTATCTAGATCTTGGAGTACTTCATCAACACTTTGGTAGCGATCGGCAAAATTAAATCGCACCATTTTATCTAAAATCGCCGCCAATTTTTGATTAACTTGTACCCCTTGCTGCCAATCAAGTTCACCAGTTTGCCGATCTAGCTTTAGCTGTTCTAGATTTAACCCTGTCAAAGCTTGAATGATAGTTACTCCCAAAGCATAAATATCACTGCTAAATCTTGGTCTTCCACTTTGTTGCTCATTTGCCATGTATCCTGGAGAACCAATAA encodes:
- a CDS encoding serine/threonine-protein kinase; the protein is MVGRVLDGRYRIVHKLGQGGFAETYLAEDIRVMNRQVVVKHLKPSSNNPDLLREAKQLFAQEAEVLANLGREHPQIPDMLAYFEENQEFYLVQEFVHGKTLSEEIASTEKLTEAEALKILREVLLVLKFVHENQVIHRDIKPSNLMRRYQDGKIVLIDFGAVKQLSAMVVNTEGQPSVTRIIGSPGYMANEQQSGRPRFSSDIYALGVTIIQALTGLNLEQLKLDRQTGELDWQQGVQVNQKLAAILDKMVRFNFADRYQSVDEVLQDLDKLLPPTSNKLPSWLHLVKSSYIYTIPALLLVIAATLLLPRFLPSTEKATDFLQQGDRLIELQKYDEALTAFDRALQKQPDSIDAWNGKGTALLKLNKYDLAIAAFEKSTTIDPKSFAAWLHKGEALTAIKNYTEASQAFKEAWQIQPQSFEALNKYGLTLLLLDNHSEALDIYEKALKIKQDDPETWFYQGIALGKLQRYSAALASFDKALQIKPDYGKALVGKGLALNGLNKYQQAIAFFNQAIEIQPDLSEAWLGKGKALQALAQHNEALYAFEQTLKTAPDNPEIWNLKGESLLQLGKYKDALVAFEEAVRLKPDFQKARDNEALARQRLK